Within the Garra rufa chromosome 16, GarRuf1.0, whole genome shotgun sequence genome, the region CTAATACCTCAAAACACACTTTTGACTCACACACTAATTTGTTTTGTGCAAATAAACTCattattatgtaatttatttttcatattttaccATATAGAGTGTTTTTTAACGACGAGTCATCAATCTgccaaaaactgtctgaggaacaaaatggtATAGGCCAAaccaaaccaggatttccagggcaagaatcttgacaacattcatgtttgttcttatcatttctagtcaggtaggtaaaatattaggctactaTCTTAATACTGTTTCAGTTCTCTAATTAGTGGAGATTCCTTAATTTGTCCCATGCAGAAGCTGTAGTGTCAGTGTCCAGTGTTCTATATTTACGTCTTGTTTATTTCTGTCTTTATTGGCTTACAAGTTATTGTTAAAAATCAGTTCCCCTATGGAGACAATTAATGGAATTTTTACTTCTAGAACCTGACTATTGCACTCTACTATAGGGTAAAAATTTctcattaaaataaatagtttaattaattaacatgtagtaatatgtttaataaatgaacatttatgaataagttgaataaataataattaaataataaacattatttaaatagcttattaataaatgttcaccttttgattatgcCTCTAGAAATTACATGCGATTTTCAGCCTATTTtggtttttttttaacccagccatagtcattttaaacaatagttaaataaaactacccagaatattaggttaaacatttaacccaaccgctgggtcaaaacaaccaaatcgctgggttgtttttaacccagcatttttttgagtgtgtaaagtccaaaaattttaaaataaataaaaagatttttagTAACTAATCCCCTAAAATAAACTTTTGACTCTCACACTAATTTGTTTTGTGCAAATACACACATCTCGGGAGAATTATGTCATTTATTTTCCATATTTTACCATATAGAGTGTTTTTTACGACGCGTCATCAATTGGCGGCactgaaacttgcatattttgctgattattgctgctgacaatggtcaattattatcatgttttgggctgtactaatcgatcagaccaggaaaaacatttgaagtactatagactgccaaaagttacaacaaatcaaggagaagagtgcaaaaaaaaaaaaaaaaaaaaacattctgagaaacaaaatacatttgtggttggccaaactgaatcaggatttccaggacaagaatcttgacaatattcgtgtttgttcttatcatttccggtcaggtaggtgaaatattaggcaaatatcttaattaatactgcttgtacgtatctttaccacctattaactttagttagtcaaatattgcaccctttcctgcttactaagtcattctctgtatgatttagcagcttccacatgtttttttcgtggtatagacagcataaattagcagaacaatgtatacagtacattaaccgtgcaatccatcctcttgtttacatcagagtatcttcaatatggctgcgcatccaGGTAACCGACCAAACCATGATGTGAGTGCAATgatgaatttaatttaaaatactaaaatattactTTGGTAGTTTAATTACAATgtgattaaaacacacacacacacacacacacacacacacacacacacacacatgttgggtttacatgttttatggggacattccataggcgtaatggtttttatactgtacaaaccgtactttctatggccctacacctaccctacacctaaacctagccctcacaggagattgtgcacacttttacttcatcaaaaaaactcattgtgcatgatttttaagcctgtttcctcatggggacctgagaaatgtccccacaaggtcaaaatctactggtattcctatccttgtggggacatttggtccccacaacgtgatgaataccaggtacacacacacacacaatctatTCCCAAGTGGTATTTACCTTTCTATATTCTTCACACAAGTCTCTTCATCTCAAACAAGCTCTTCAACAGCACTGTTGTCTCCTTGGTAGGAAATAAAAGGTTTCACATGTTTTCGTTTTGAAAAAACTCAACCCGTAAGACATAAAAATGAAAAGTCAGATCGAATTCAAACGCATTTGTTTTCACATAACCGTATTTGCGACTACGCGGTCCCTTTAAATATTCATTAACATAACCATCACGTGACAAAACACGGATGTAAGTAGTTTTATGGGACAGCGCGTGATTATTAGGATGTTCTGATAACGATAATACACCCTGAAGCAAATGTCCTTAGAGTTTTAATATGATTCAAAGagtatttgtaattatttgtttgtTCCCTCTTAATCAAGCTGCGCTGCCCTTAGTGATCAACACTTGGCATTTTGAGAATGCAGCTAACGCAGGTGACACATTAACCATTACCGCGCCGTGTATGAGCTCTGAGGAATGACTACTTTAAACTTCTGTGGTTTCTCTCTGTAGCCTGGAGTACGCTGCAGGAGGGCGGCTCGGTTCTGGATGCGGTGGAGAAGGGCTGCGCGCAATGTGAGCTCGAACAGTGTGATGGCAGTGTCGGGTTCGGCGGGAGTCCAGATGAGCGCGGAGAGACGACCCTGGACGCGATGATCATGAATGGGTAGGTAGGCATACTATGTATCAGTGTGCTTAGCCAGTCATTCACCCAAAACTGTTATTCAATCattatcaaaaacaaacaaaaaactaatacaatataatattcaTGATTACGTAAAGGTATTTCATTTATACAGGTCAAAAGTCCGGTTGTACAGTTGTACTAcgttaatatacactaccagtccaaagtttttaaacagataagattgttaatgttttttaaaaagtctctactgctcaccagCCTGCATTTCTTTaatccaaaatatagcaaaagtcCAGTTGTACTACTTtaatatacattaccagtcaaaagtttttgaacagtaagttttttaatgtttttttaagtctctgctgctcaccaagtctgcgtttatttgatccaaagtacagcaaaacattaaaagtttgaaatattctttctgtttaaaataactctatttgaatagattttttctatttgaataattttaaaatgtaatcagttCTGGTGATTTAATTGCTGATTTTTTATCATTactccatgatccttcagaaatcattccaattttctgatttgctgctcaaaaaacatgtattattattattattattattattattatgatgatgataaaaacagctaagtagaatttttttaggtttctttgatgaatagccagttcagaggaacagcatttatctaaaagagaaatcttttgtaacattataaatgtctttatcataaatttaatttaaagcattcttgatcataattataataataaattatgctgaaaatgtagcattttaaaataaattcaaaatcaaagcagttatttttaaatagtatttatttttaaatagtaaaactatttcacaatattactgcttttgctgtattttggtttaaatatttaatgcaggcttggtgagcagagaataaaaaaataaaaaataaatcttagtgttcaaaaactttgactgttagtgtattgCACTACAAAATAATGTAATTTAGTATAGATTAACACAATTTAAATATTGCGTTTTTATTAAAAGAAATGTTTAAATAACAAAACACACAATGTGACAACTTAAGCAGAACAATAATTTCACTAATATGAAGTTAAGTATACGCAAATAAGTAAACCAAAATATAACTGTTTGGGTTGTTACCGTTTAGTTTAACTAAAACCTTACtttccccctcagtcgagtcactccgacgttacatgggaactcgctttgagagaccgatcatctctgagccttatataaaaaaggccaattacaaattggcgagtggacgtgcgcgccggccacgcccccgtacatacgggtatataagatggccgcgcgcatcactcatcaGCTCTTTGCTTTCAGAGCCTCTCGTATGAGCCGCTGTTTGCTTCGAATCAAGAAATCTTCACAGAAGCCTTCAACATCCAGAGTTCTTCCCCGCTGgtgcctaaaagagcaatttcattTTGCACCAGCGATCCTCCCGCGGGCTGTCGTTTTCACGGCAACAAGCCgcctgcattccagcgagcaagccccgtcgagtgcacagccgccccgcggcttctccctgggcagaccgggagctaaaagagtcaatttctcacggccgattcagacgttcttttcagaatgccttttcggccgtgcgcttcagggtgcggtagtttcctctcctctgcggacggacatgatctctgcctcacgtgtttgggtcCCGAGCACGCTGAAGCGGCGATCATGGATGGTTCATGCCTGCACTGCGagtgcatgaccatggccacgctgaggtcccgccgctcgttcgcgagccggctcccctCGCCCTCTTCCCGCGGTCTGTCgctaagccgtcaatgcttttcggccaccgcggcgcgGGGCGGGGGGGACCTAAAAGTCACCGTGAAGAATGCACCGCCGGctaagaaagccctgcggtcttctctcACTCAGCGTGACCCCGTCGAGCTTCCgcagcagtatgcttccccgcccagcgggctgagcgtctccttcggtgctcctgcagaggatgagatgtccatcgcagcatcagagggagagtcggcggGCGAGGCGGACGCCTCGGCGGAGCGGCCCCCTCCTGAGGTGGTCGCTCCGTCTGACGCTGATGCCGAGCtcgcggctatgctcctccgggccgccagggggatcggtcttgAGGTGCCTCCAGCACCTCCGGCCGATTCCTCTAGGCTTGATGATTGGTTTTTAGGGAGGGCTCCCGCGGCTCCGCCGCGGTCCCCCCCAGTTCCAtttttcccggaggtgcacgaggagctgtctAGATCGTGGCGGGCCCCTTATTCATCTCggtcccgccccagctcctctcccctcgccaccctcgatggcggagcggccagggggtatgcggccatcccccaggttgagcgcgctgtggcggtgcacttgtgcccgcgtggcgctgcctcCTGGCGGGATCGCCCGCACCTCCCTTCCCGGGCTTGTGAGCGCACGTCCGCCCTGGCGGGCCGCGTTTACAGCTCCGCTGGACAGGCCGCTACCGCCTTGCACGCCATGGCCATTCTTCAGGTCTATCAGGCCCAGGCGTTaaaacaactgcacgagggtggtcctgaccagggagttttggaagaactccgcgccgccaccgacttcgcccttcgggccacgaaggtcacggcgcgttcccttggtcgggtgatgtccacggctgtggtccaggagcgacacctgtggcttactctggctcagatggcagacgtcgacaaggctcgctttcttgacgctcccatctcccagagtggcctcttcggcgacgctgtcgaggactttgcccagcagttctcggcagtccagaagcagacggaggccatcaaacacatcctgccccgccgcgagcctaccatcccgccgccggtggcccaacctccgcctgctcgtcgccgagggcgcccccccgcggcctcCAAGGAGAAGGAGAAACCCCAACCAGCTCCGTCCCCCGCCGAACAACACGAGGCCAGGTTGCGACGTCGAGCTGGCCGCGGAAGAggtgcgccgcccgcctctcagggaccgtcTACACGCAAGAggtctgcgaaacgtccctgacgcgggcaacccggaggtggagaagatgGCTCTTCAGGCGACGACAACATCTACGtcgccgctcccggtggagggccgggagttgctgtgcaccctgacgctgccgccggcccacgggtcggcggtacccaaattttcacaaaaagagctaatTTTCTCACCTCCGGGGTTTCAGCCCCGCCTTCCCGTTTCGAGCGGCACACGGTTGCCCTCTCGAGGCCGGATCCGGAGCTGTTTATCGCCAGCgctggaaccagggaagaaggtaagcactgcctcGTGCAGTCTGACTCCCCCCCAGGACGTTCTTCCTTCTGGGCGCAGTCCCCTTCCCGTTCctcccttaggctgccccaccctGGGCAcgacggtcaacgttcccttgatcccCCTGGCAGAGCGGTTGGGGACCTGGCGTCAGCTTCccaacccctcgcggtggttgattcggacggtacgtctcggctatgcgatccaGTTCGCCAGGCGCCCGCCCAAGTACAGAGGCATCCTTTATACttctgtccattcggacacgcatgccgctgtcctgcgcgCGGAGGTCGCAGCCCTACTGGCGAAGGGCGCgatcgagcctgtccctccagccgagatgaggtcagggttttacagtccctacttcatcgtgcccaaaaagagtggtgggttaagacccatcctggatctcagagtcctgaatcggtcccttctcaggctgccgttcaagatgctgacgacgagacgcatgctaacctgcatccgtccccaggattggtttgcagccatcgacctgaaggacgcctactttcacgtctcgatcttacctcgccacaggccctttcttcggtttgcgttcgagggtcgagcgtatcagtacaaggtgctcccattcggcctgtccctctctccccgcgtctttacCAAGGTCGCGGAGGCTGccctgtcccctctttggcagacGGGCATCCGGATTCTCaattatctcgacgactggcttttgATAGCTCACTCTCGAGATCTCctgtgcgagcagagggacctggtgcttcggcacctcagccgtctgggccttcaggtcaaccgagagaagagcaaactctccccagtgcagaggatctcttttctcggtgtggagctggattcggtcgctatgacagcccgcctctccaacgagcgcgcgcagtcggTGCTGAAATGTCTGAGGTTGTTCAAAGacaagacagcggtccctctcaaaacttttcagaggctcctggggcatatggcagctgcagccgcggtcacgccgctgggcttgcttcatatgagaccgcttcagcactggttacacgaccgagtcccgagacgggcatggcaccgtggcacactccggattggcgtttccccgcagtgtcgccgcctattcagcccgtggtcagatctGACCTTCCTCCGGGCCGGAGTGCCCCTggggcaggtctccaggcacgttgtggtttacacagatgcctccaccacgggctggggtgctgtatgcaacgggcaagcagtttcgggctcctggacaggacctcgtctgcagtggcatatcaattgcctcgagttgttggcagtccTTCTGGCCCTACGTCGCTTTCgatcgacgttgcgtcagaagcacgtgcttgttcgcaccgacagtGTTGCGACGGTTGCGTATATCAACcggcagggcggcctccgctctcctcgcatgtcacaactcgcccgccgtctgctcctctggagtcaaacgtggctgaaatcgctacgtgccattcacattcccggggaactcaaccgtgcagccgatcagctctcacggcagtccaccctccctggagaatggcgactccaccccgagtcagtccagctgatttggagtcgcttcggggaggcccagatagatctgtttgcctcccccgagacCTCCCattgccagcagttcttctccctcagcgaggtttccctcggcagagatgctctggctcacagctggcctccggggcccaagtacgcctttcccccagtgagcctccttgcacagaccctgtgcaagatcagggaggacgaggagcaggttctcctggtcgccccatactggcctgccaggacctggttcccagaacttatttccctcgcggcagcccctccctggaagatccccttgaggaaggacctgctttctcaggggatgggcacaatttggcacccacgtcccgacctctggaacctgcatgtctggctcctggacgggacgcgtcagacctcgctggccttccccaggccgtgatagaCACAATCacgcagtcccgagccccctctacaaggcaggcgtacgcactgcggtggggtctgttcgtcgactggtgttcctcccgAGGTGAGGACCCCCAGAAATGCTCGATTGCagccgtgctttccttcctgcaggagaagttggagcgcaggctgtccccttcaactctcaaagtctatgtggccgcTATTGCCGCTCACCATgacgcagtggatggatcatccctagggaagCACCCGCTGGTCGTTAGGTTCCTCAGAGGCGCAAGGAGACttaaccctcccagaccgcgcctcgttccctcttgggacctctccgtcgccctccagggcctgcggggagctccctttgagccccttgagtcagttgagcttaaatttctgtcccttaagacagcgctcctgacagctttggcttccattaagagggtaggagaccttcaAGCCTTTtctgtcgacgattcgtgccttgagttcgggcccggcgattctcacgttatcttgagaccccggcccggttatgtgcccaaggttcccaccacgccttttcgcgatcaggtggtgaacctgcaagctctgcctatggaggaggcagacccagcttctgcgctgctgtgtccagtTCGCGCCCTGCGCATCTACGTagcccgcactcggcacttcagacgcaccgagcagctctttgtctgctttggaggtcagcagaaagggaatgctgtctccaaacagaggttggcccattgggtggtagaggCCATCTCCCTGTCCTATCTGTACCAGGGACAGCCGTGCCCCTTGGgtgtgcatgcccactccacacggagtgttgcatcctcctatgCTTTAGCGCACGGCGCCTCTCTagcggacatctgtagagctgccggctgggcgacacccaataccttcgccaggttctacaacctccgcgtagaggccgtctcctcccgtgtcttaacatagacatcaggtgagcgggagggcggctggtgttggcttgctgcgccattcccattcGGATCCGAGCGCCATTTCCAGTAGGTTCCcttcggtgaaccctgggtcctccatgccccgcagtcagggctagatgcggggtAGCCCTCACTGtgctcctgcctgggtctccttcgccccgcaggtcgtGGCTTTCCTTTATTATTCCAGCTtatccgctgtttccctcgtatatccctagccttatggatatattgaatttttctcatttccacatgcgtAAGAACCGTTCATGTGCCccgccccccccaacccatgcttcagttttCTGGCATCCCTAGGGGCCCACTTCTTTGGCccccggggcgttgggaaggttacgttacggaTCTGCCTGCCGGCACGTTCGCCTGCTGGCACGTGGgtctgtgcgtaacgcggcgtcagggccgtggcctgttccagagggtctgttcccatgtaacgtcggagtgactcgactgagggggaacgtctaggttacgtaggtaaccctcgttccctgaaggagggaacggagacgttacatcccctgccacggccctggcgtcgcgctgacgccggcttattcggctcttcagcaaaaacctgatgagtgatgcgcgcggccatcttatatacccgtatgtacgggggcgtggccggcgcgcacgtccactcgccaatttgtaattggccttttttatataaggctcagagatgatcggtctctcaaagcgagttcccatgtaacgtctccgttccctccttcagggaacgagggttacctacgtaacctagacgttttgtgTCTTCACTTTTCTAAAACatcatttttgttacttgaaataaaataatgttaactgaaataaaaactaaaacataaaaGAACTTTTGAACGGTTTTAACTATTTAATTTAACTTgttgtactaaaataactgaaactgaaataaataaaaaataaataacaaaataatataatcTATATAGACAAACAACAAAGACAGTAAGACTTTAGAGAgcacatattcactattaactaagagTTTCCCCTCAATAAAACTCAAAATTTTCAGAATTGATAATTCtacaaaaactgcattcaaaTCTCAGTGATGCTAAAATAACAATGCCCATTATGTCACTGTAACTATATATTGAAAATATCATGCCAGAATCTGCAACTGATTATACAGTTTGGCTTCTAGTCTATCCACCTTATCTTTCCCGTAAGAgtgtcttatcatattattttaacctgttattatgaacacactggtttgtagtgcaaacagttttactgtttactgcacattgttattcttcttgttatttccctatagagaCTAATGAACTCACTCAAGTCACACCCATAGGCTTACATCTGTGTTGAAGAATACCTAAAATATTGTGGCTGCAAAAAATAAATGAGAATCATATAAAGTTTTACTGTGGACAAAAACCTTGTGCAGATATTATTTAGAATATTAACTAAGTGATTTCTTGTTTACAGTAGTAAGGCCTAACATAAGGCTTTATAACAATAGATAATTGATTTGAGTGATAATTCTATTTAAGGTCAAGGAAGGGCAAAAGCCTCAAAATTAAATGAGgcacattttatttattcctcCATATTTTTCCATCTCATATTATAAAAGACTTATCTGTTCCCTATAAAACCAACATGCTAAATATCAGCTGTGTTTTTGCTTGCGTTCCTGTTAGAGACACAATGGAAGTAGGGGCAGTGGCAGATCTACACAGGGTCAAAAATGCTGTGGGTGTTGCCCGAGCGGTGATGGAATACACAGAGCACACCTTTATAGTGGGCGAATCAGGTAGGAATTGTACACTTAATGGTCACTTCATGTCTAATCAACCAATCACGTGGCTGCAACTCAGTGGTCAAGAGGTTCGGTTGTTGCTTACAGTACAGATTAGAGAAAAATGATCACAGATGGAGTGATTTGAAATATAAAAAGGCCTCTTCAACTATTTATTTCTCTGAACagattttatttcagcttaaaGTATACACACTTTACATTCTGTAATTCCATTTATAATGCTGTACTGTTCTTTCAATTCCATCTGCTCTCTTAATTAAAAGGAATTATAGAGTAATAAAACAGCATTCTTTTTCTATGCATGGCTGCTTAACATCTACATTTCAATAAAAAAGCTATTCTCCCGCTACtccatttttttctgtatctaaTGTTATTTCAAATCAGCTCTACTATATGATTCCGTTTGTTCAAATCTCCCTTGCTATATGAAGTTTAGTAGAAATtaagaaaaacactttttttttctgtcttcatGCAGCCACAATCTTTGCTCAAAACATGGGCTTCATGTCTGAGGACTTGTCAACTAACAAATCAATAGCTATTTTCTCCCAGTGGTTGCAGCAGAATTGTCAACCCAACTATAGAAAGGTAAGTCCCCAAAAACCAGGAACCTTGGTGTCCAGGGTTTACCTTTTAAGTTCCTAAGCACCTCTGGCAACTTCAAACATGGGTTTAGAAGATGATCTGTGGCAGATAAACCGTTTCTATATACTTCAAATGTACCAAACGCCTttgaaagattttttaaaatataaataaataaaataaagtgtcaGTGTTACGTTAGAATCAAAATTCTTTGTGCATTACGAATCTTATAAAGTGTACAGTGAGAAGCCGACAGTCGTGTTTACCTCAATTCGTGCAGACTTTGCTAAGAAGTTTTGGAAGGATATCAGTGTAATCACTGACAAGAAAATATGCACAGTGAAACAATGAATAATGCATAGTGAGATTTATGAAGAATACAATGGTTGATACCAACATTCTGCTATTGGCACAATCAAAGCCCTATGGAAATATCTGAAACAATGCTCtgaatacattatttattttgttttttgtttccatACTAAGATTAAACTGTAAGGATTGTTGGCCAAGTTAATCAAAACTTCAAAAATCAGTCTTTCCCCAGAAAACTTTAAGGTGGATAAAGCAAAACAAAGAGCAACATAAAAAATAGATAGCCTTGCTATGTAATTCCAATTTTAAGCTTTAAAGTCATAaaaaaacaactttgttctgTATGGCAGATCAAAGCGTAATTGAAAGTATAAtcacttgtttatttattttgtctttttattttgcagaatgtTTTTCCAGACCCTTCCACATCATGTGGGCCA harbors:
- the LOC141288118 gene encoding N(4)-(beta-N-acetylglucosaminyl)-L-asparaginase-like encodes the protein MIQRVFVIICLFPLNQAALPLVINTWHFENAANAAWSTLQEGGSVLDAVEKGCAQCELEQCDGSVGFGGSPDERGETTLDAMIMNGDTMEVGAVADLHRVKNAVGVARAVMEYTEHTFIVGESATIFAQNMGFMSEDLSTNKSIAIFSQWLQQNCQPNYRKNVFPDPSTSCGPYKPEAKLRRPKHPKGNFDPSSHDTIGMVAIGKNGQVAAATSTNGATHKIPGRVGDSPVAGAGAYADSTAGGAAATGDGDIMMRFLPR